The Burkholderia mayonis genome window below encodes:
- the tssC gene encoding type VI secretion system contractile sheath large subunit, with translation MNQQTAAAQSTGAQAGTESSLLDDIVEKSKVAKSESEHARAKDLIGELVNQVLDGTVVVSDNLSATIDARVAELDRLISSQLSAVMHAAEFQRLESTWRGLDYLVKESNTGSTIKIKALHAPKRDLVRDFKNASEFDQSALFKKVYEEEFGTFGGSPFGVLVGDYEISRQPEDLYFIEQMSHVAAAAHAPFVASAAPELLGLESFADLGKPRDLGKVFDTVEYAKWKSFRDSEDSRYVGLTLPRFLGRLPFNPKDGAIAENFNFVEDVDGTDHNKYLWCNASWAFAARLTAAFDDFGWCAAIRGVEGGGLVEDLPTHTFKTDDGEIALKCPTEIAITDRREKELSDLGFIPLVHCKNSDYAAFFAAQSVQKPKKYSTDSANANAVLSAQLQYIFSVSRIAHYLKAMMRDKIGSFASAQNVETFLNRWISQYVLLDDNATQEQKAQFPLREASVQVSEIPGKPGAYRSVAFLRPHFQLDELSISLRLVADLPKPANS, from the coding sequence ATGAACCAGCAAACGGCTGCGGCCCAATCGACCGGCGCTCAGGCCGGCACGGAATCCTCGCTGCTCGACGACATCGTCGAGAAGAGCAAGGTCGCGAAATCCGAATCCGAGCATGCGCGCGCGAAGGATCTGATCGGCGAACTCGTCAATCAGGTGCTCGACGGCACGGTGGTCGTGTCGGACAACCTGTCGGCGACGATCGACGCGCGCGTCGCGGAGCTCGATCGCCTGATCTCGTCGCAGCTCTCGGCCGTGATGCACGCGGCCGAGTTCCAGCGTCTCGAGAGCACGTGGCGCGGGCTCGACTACCTGGTGAAGGAAAGCAACACCGGATCGACGATCAAGATCAAGGCGCTGCACGCGCCGAAGCGCGATCTCGTGCGCGATTTCAAGAACGCGTCCGAGTTCGACCAGAGCGCGCTCTTCAAGAAGGTGTACGAAGAAGAATTCGGCACGTTCGGCGGCTCGCCGTTCGGCGTGCTGGTCGGTGATTACGAGATCTCGCGCCAGCCGGAGGACCTGTACTTCATCGAGCAGATGTCGCACGTCGCGGCGGCCGCGCACGCGCCGTTCGTCGCATCGGCCGCGCCCGAGCTGCTCGGCCTCGAGTCGTTCGCGGATCTCGGCAAGCCGCGCGACCTCGGCAAGGTGTTCGACACCGTCGAATACGCGAAGTGGAAGTCGTTCCGCGATTCCGAAGATTCGCGCTACGTCGGCCTCACGCTGCCGCGCTTCCTCGGCCGCCTGCCGTTCAATCCGAAGGACGGCGCGATCGCGGAGAACTTCAACTTCGTCGAGGACGTCGACGGCACCGATCACAATAAATACCTGTGGTGCAACGCGTCGTGGGCGTTCGCCGCGCGTCTGACGGCCGCGTTCGACGATTTCGGCTGGTGCGCGGCGATCCGCGGCGTCGAAGGCGGCGGCCTCGTCGAGGATCTGCCGACCCACACGTTCAAGACCGACGACGGCGAAATCGCGCTCAAGTGCCCGACCGAGATCGCGATCACCGATCGCCGCGAGAAGGAGCTGAGCGACCTCGGCTTCATCCCGCTCGTGCATTGCAAGAATTCAGACTACGCCGCGTTTTTCGCCGCGCAGTCGGTGCAGAAACCGAAGAAATACAGCACCGACAGCGCCAATGCGAACGCCGTCCTGTCCGCGCAGTTGCAGTACATCTTCTCGGTATCGCGCATCGCGCATTACCTGAAGGCGATGATGCGCGACAAGATCGGCAGTTTCGCGTCCGCGCAGAACGTCGAAACGTTCCTCAATCGCTGGATTTCGCAGTACGTGTTGCTGGACGACAACGCGACTCAGGAACAGAAAGCGCAGTTCCCGCTGCGCGAAGCCTCCGTACAAGTGTCAGAGATTCCCGGCAAGCCGGGTGCGTATCGTTCGGTCGCGTTCCTGCGCCCGCACTTCCAGCTCGATGAGCTGTCGATTTCTCTGCGCCTTGTCGCTGATCTGCCCAAACCGGCAAATTCATAA
- the tssF gene encoding type VI secretion system baseplate subunit TssF, whose translation MEELLPYYERELSFLRRYSLEFANRYPKIAARLSQTGEHCEDPHVERMIESFALLGARINKKLDDEYPEFTEALVEVLYPHYLRPFPSCSIAQFGAPESFARLTEPQVVERGTELKSRAIRGVQCRFRTAYDVTLAPVRLADARYGSIAAAPSSAALPGNATGVISITFESTSPQLDLASLKLGKLRAHLHGEQSFVAALADCLFAHALAFYVEPDRSGRWIALGKAPFEHAGFDDADALIDYPARSHPAYRLLTEYFAFPDKFNFVDFDLAALTRRAGHCRQLTLHVVLRDVRSDSHVARLLDLLTASHFRLFCTPVVNLFRQHGEPIRISHQAVSYPVIADARRAFAYEVYSIDSVHLVRQRADREAVIEFRPFYSLHHGEEGQVGHYWFARCDDDVARKSPGYETEISVVDIDFEAGASQTDTLSLDLTCTNRDLPAALATGLDGGDLFIEGDAQSGPIALLRRPTPSARFERGRAAHWRLVSHLALNHVSLAEEGLTALKEVLVLYDLRRSAVSTRHIDGIVGIEQKGAVQWLPGKPFATFVRGVEIRLTIDDEHFVGSSLATFVRMIDAFFGLYVHLNSFVQLIVVSKRTGEEIMRCKPRSGESILA comes from the coding sequence ATGGAAGAGTTGCTGCCGTATTACGAACGCGAGCTGTCGTTTCTGCGGCGCTATTCGCTCGAATTCGCGAACCGGTACCCGAAGATCGCCGCGCGTCTGTCGCAGACGGGCGAGCATTGCGAGGATCCGCATGTCGAGCGGATGATCGAATCGTTCGCGCTCCTCGGTGCGCGGATCAACAAGAAGCTCGACGATGAGTATCCCGAATTCACCGAAGCGCTCGTCGAAGTTCTCTATCCACATTATTTGCGGCCGTTTCCGTCGTGCTCGATCGCGCAGTTCGGCGCGCCGGAGTCGTTCGCTCGATTGACCGAACCGCAGGTCGTCGAACGCGGCACCGAGTTGAAGAGCCGCGCGATCCGCGGCGTGCAGTGCCGTTTCCGCACCGCGTACGACGTGACGCTCGCGCCGGTCCGGCTCGCCGACGCGCGCTACGGCTCGATCGCCGCGGCGCCGAGCTCGGCCGCGCTGCCCGGCAACGCGACGGGCGTAATCTCGATCACATTTGAATCGACGTCGCCGCAGCTCGATCTCGCCTCGCTGAAGCTCGGCAAGCTGCGCGCGCATCTGCACGGCGAGCAGTCGTTCGTCGCCGCGCTGGCCGATTGCCTGTTCGCGCACGCGCTCGCGTTCTACGTCGAGCCCGATCGCAGCGGCCGCTGGATCGCGCTCGGCAAGGCGCCGTTCGAGCACGCGGGCTTCGACGACGCCGATGCGCTGATCGACTACCCGGCCCGTTCGCACCCGGCGTACCGGCTGCTGACCGAATACTTCGCATTCCCGGACAAGTTCAACTTCGTCGACTTCGATCTGGCCGCGCTGACGCGCCGCGCGGGCCATTGCCGGCAATTGACGCTGCACGTCGTCCTGCGCGACGTGCGCAGCGATTCGCACGTCGCGCGGCTGCTCGATCTGCTGACCGCGAGCCACTTTCGCCTGTTCTGCACGCCGGTCGTCAACCTGTTCCGGCAGCACGGCGAGCCGATCCGGATCAGCCACCAGGCGGTGTCGTATCCGGTGATCGCCGACGCACGCCGCGCGTTCGCGTACGAGGTGTATTCGATCGATTCCGTGCATCTCGTGCGGCAGCGCGCCGATCGGGAGGCGGTCATCGAATTCCGGCCGTTCTATTCGCTGCATCACGGCGAGGAAGGGCAGGTCGGCCACTATTGGTTCGCGCGTTGCGACGACGACGTCGCGCGCAAGAGCCCCGGCTACGAGACCGAGATTTCGGTCGTCGACATCGACTTCGAGGCGGGCGCGTCGCAGACCGACACGTTGAGCCTCGATCTCACCTGCACGAATCGCGATCTGCCGGCCGCGCTCGCGACGGGGCTCGACGGCGGCGATCTCTTCATCGAAGGCGACGCTCAATCCGGCCCGATCGCGCTGCTGCGCCGGCCGACGCCGAGCGCGCGCTTCGAGCGCGGCCGCGCCGCGCACTGGCGGCTCGTGTCGCACCTCGCGCTCAATCACGTGTCGCTCGCCGAAGAAGGGCTCACCGCGCTGAAGGAAGTGCTCGTGCTGTACGATCTGAGACGGTCCGCGGTGTCGACGCGTCACATCGACGGGATCGTCGGCATCGAGCAGAAGGGCGCCGTGCAGTGGCTGCCCGGCAAGCCGTTCGCGACGTTCGTGCGCGGCGTCGAGATCCGGCTCACGATCGACGACGAGCATTTCGTCGGCTCGAGCCTCGCGACGTTCGTGCGGATGATCGACGCGTTCTTCGGGCTTTACGTGCACCTCAACAGCTTTGTTCAACTGATCGTCGTGTCGAAGCGCACCGGCGAGGAGATCATGCGATGCAAACCGCGCAGCGGCGAATCGATCCTGGCGTAG
- the tssE gene encoding type VI secretion system baseplate subunit TssE, with product MKRFEPSFLDKLFDDEPHVPAPAAMRQLSLEELKNTVARDVEAILNTRIALTDEDLAALPECQRSVLTYGLNDFAGLSLASHYDRTFICKSIQQAIARHEPRLQQVTVAFELNEQSTNALYFAIQALLVVHPAEEPVTFDAMLQPSTLQYSVTRARAAKV from the coding sequence ATGAAACGCTTCGAACCGAGCTTCCTCGACAAGCTGTTCGACGACGAACCGCATGTGCCGGCACCCGCCGCAATGCGGCAATTGTCGCTGGAAGAACTGAAGAACACGGTCGCGCGCGACGTCGAGGCGATCCTGAACACGCGCATCGCGCTGACGGACGAAGATCTCGCCGCGCTGCCGGAGTGCCAGCGCTCGGTGCTGACTTACGGGCTGAACGATTTCGCCGGCCTGAGCCTCGCGAGCCACTACGACCGCACGTTTATCTGCAAGTCGATTCAGCAGGCGATCGCGCGGCATGAGCCGCGGCTGCAGCAGGTGACGGTGGCGTTCGAACTGAACGAGCAGTCGACGAACGCGCTCTACTTCGCGATCCAGGCGCTGCTTGTCGTGCATCCGGCCGAGGAGCCGGTGACCTTCGATGCGATGCTGCAGCCGTCGACGTTGCAATATTCGGTGACGCGCGCGCGCGCCGCCAAGGTTTGA
- the tssG gene encoding type VI secretion system baseplate subunit TssG, which translates to MQTAQRRIDPGVVERLLDEPHRFEFFQAVRLLETWFAKRHPQRYAASRPGEIVARRIGFRNTLSLGFPPSEIERAQSYGEAGDALKDAPQRNAAVDAGALSRVELTPAFFGLLGGQGALPLHYTEQIIAREHLKRDHAARAFFDVFSNRATALFYAAWKKYRLPLHYELDRDERYLPLLLALAGVANDDARSTVQEGRGALLDEAIAGYALAARHRPVSAAYLQRTLSEYFRVPIRIEQFVGKWYDVPPDQLSVLGDVNVTLGATALVGERVWQRDMRARLVVGPLSKRDYEAFLPGEERAVALERMLTLLAGVTLEYEVSLVLRRAEVGASILGSGARLGWDAFLCTREAERDRADARYELHVIH; encoded by the coding sequence ATGCAAACCGCGCAGCGGCGAATCGATCCTGGCGTAGTCGAGCGGCTGCTCGACGAGCCGCATCGCTTCGAGTTCTTTCAGGCGGTGCGGCTGCTCGAGACCTGGTTCGCGAAGCGCCATCCGCAACGCTATGCAGCGAGCCGGCCGGGCGAGATCGTCGCGCGGCGGATCGGCTTCAGAAACACGTTGTCGCTCGGTTTTCCGCCGAGCGAAATCGAGCGCGCGCAGTCGTACGGCGAAGCGGGCGACGCGCTGAAGGACGCGCCGCAGCGCAACGCGGCGGTCGACGCGGGCGCGCTGTCGCGCGTCGAGCTGACACCCGCGTTCTTCGGCCTGCTGGGCGGCCAGGGCGCGTTGCCGCTCCATTACACCGAGCAGATCATCGCGCGCGAGCACCTGAAGCGCGATCACGCGGCGCGCGCGTTCTTCGACGTATTCTCGAACCGCGCGACCGCGCTGTTCTACGCGGCGTGGAAGAAGTATCGGCTGCCGCTGCATTACGAGCTCGACCGCGACGAGCGCTATCTGCCGCTGTTGCTCGCGCTCGCGGGCGTCGCGAACGACGACGCGCGCTCGACCGTGCAGGAAGGCCGCGGCGCGCTGCTCGACGAAGCGATCGCGGGCTATGCGCTCGCCGCGCGGCACCGGCCGGTGTCGGCCGCCTATTTGCAGCGCACGCTGTCCGAGTATTTCCGCGTGCCGATCCGCATCGAGCAGTTCGTCGGCAAGTGGTACGACGTGCCGCCCGATCAACTGAGCGTGCTCGGCGACGTGAACGTGACGCTCGGCGCGACGGCGCTCGTCGGCGAACGCGTGTGGCAGCGCGACATGCGCGCGCGGCTCGTCGTCGGGCCGCTGTCGAAGCGCGACTACGAGGCGTTTTTGCCCGGCGAGGAGCGTGCGGTCGCGCTCGAGCGGATGTTGACGCTGCTCGCCGGCGTCACGCTCGAATACGAAGTGTCGCTCGTGCTGCGCCGTGCCGAAGTCGGCGCGAGCATCCTCGGCAGCGGCGCGCGGCTCGGCTGGGATGCGTTCCTCTGCACGCGCGAAGCCGAGCGCGACCGCGCGGACGCGCGCTACGAACTGCATGTCATTCATTGA
- a CDS encoding Hcp family type VI secretion system effector, protein MLDMYLKFGNPAVKGESADKDHDGWIELKSWDHSIIQPRSATASTSGGHTSERCEHGDMVFTKEIDMASPLLYQHASGGTTFDEVTIDFMRSDGDGQRVKYLEIKLKYVIVASVTPSVQKEGLPLEQFALKYAAVQWKQTQQKIGGNQGGNTQGAWSLTKNDKTYAV, encoded by the coding sequence ATGTTAGACATGTACTTGAAGTTCGGTAATCCTGCCGTCAAGGGCGAGTCCGCGGACAAGGACCATGATGGTTGGATCGAGCTGAAATCCTGGGACCATTCGATCATCCAGCCGCGTTCGGCGACCGCGTCGACCTCGGGCGGCCATACGTCGGAGCGTTGCGAGCACGGCGACATGGTGTTCACGAAAGAAATCGATATGGCGAGCCCGCTGCTGTACCAGCACGCGTCGGGCGGCACGACGTTCGACGAAGTGACGATCGATTTCATGCGTTCGGACGGTGACGGCCAGCGCGTCAAATATCTCGAGATCAAGCTGAAGTACGTGATCGTCGCGAGCGTGACGCCGAGCGTGCAGAAGGAAGGCCTGCCCCTCGAGCAATTCGCGCTGAAGTATGCCGCGGTCCAGTGGAAGCAGACGCAGCAGAAGATCGGCGGCAACCAGGGCGGCAACACGCAGGGCGCCTGGAGCCTTACGAAGAACGACAAGACCTACGCGGTCTAA
- the tssB gene encoding type VI secretion system contractile sheath small subunit → MAKKESIQKRLQKVRPPRVQLTYEVERGDAIEIKELPFVVGVVGDLAGQSEVEQSKLRDRKFVNIDRDNFDDVMKAIEPRAAFQVENRLSEAGGKFAVDLKFRSINDFNPDEVVEQVEPLRRLLEARSKLADLRNKLAGNDKLEDLLSEVLSNTQQLDALKKSADGGDKQGE, encoded by the coding sequence ATGGCGAAGAAAGAAAGCATTCAAAAGCGCTTGCAGAAAGTGCGGCCGCCCCGCGTCCAACTGACGTACGAGGTCGAACGGGGCGACGCGATCGAGATCAAGGAACTGCCGTTCGTCGTCGGGGTCGTCGGCGATCTGGCCGGGCAGTCGGAAGTCGAGCAGTCGAAGCTGCGCGACCGCAAGTTCGTCAACATCGATCGCGACAACTTCGACGACGTGATGAAGGCGATCGAGCCGCGCGCCGCGTTCCAGGTGGAGAACCGCCTGAGCGAAGCGGGCGGCAAGTTCGCGGTCGATCTGAAGTTCCGTTCGATCAACGATTTCAATCCGGACGAAGTCGTCGAGCAGGTCGAGCCGCTCAGGCGTCTGCTCGAGGCGCGCTCGAAGCTCGCCGATCTGCGCAACAAACTGGCCGGCAACGACAAGCTCGAAGACCTGCTGAGCGAAGTGCTGTCGAACACGCAGCAGTTGGACGCGCTGAAGAAAAGCGCCGACGGCGGCGACAAGCAGGGCGAATGA